The DNA region AACGACGTCGTGGAGGGCTTCGCCCAAACCCTTGGCGATCTCGCCTCGCGCGTCGAGCGTGTCATTATATTGGGACACGGACCAATTGCGTACGGATACGACACGTTATGCCGAGAAAAGCAGTTGGGTTTTGCTGGTGTGGCGTGCAGCGAGGCACCGGTACCACTCGATCGACGCATTATCGATACGAATACGCGTCTTCAGCAGCTGGCTGCTCGCTACCCGAATGTGGATTACTTCGACGCGAACGCGTATCTGTGTCCGGGGGACGTTTGTCCACTGTATGTGAAGGATGAGCCGGTCTTTTTTGATCCCTACCATCTGACCATTGCGGCCTCCTGGCGCATTGGCGAAGAGATCGTAAAACGCGAGGGCGTTCCCCAAGTGTTTGAGCAGATTGGGAAATAACTTCGCAAAAACATGCGCTTAGTGATTGCGTTTTGCGCGTTCACTCGCCCGTAACAGGGCTCTGCTATGATCGAATGAATCACCAATTCGGAGAATCAAATGAACGTTTTGACGACACACGCTCGGCTGTCTCGACTCTTTGCGCTCAGCGTGGCGCTTCTTATGTTGTCCACACCACTGACCTGGGCGGGCAAGTACAACGCGGTTATTTCGATTGGCGATTCAATGCCGGCGTTTACGGATCTGCCCAATATCGATGGCAACGCAATGTCGTCCAGCGATTTGGATGCGGATATTGTTGTGTTGATTTCGCTCGCCAATCACTGCCCATGGGTAAAAGGAATGGACAAAGATATGGTGTCGCTCGCCAGAGACTTCGCGGATCAAAGCGTGGCGTTTGTTGGTTTGAGCTTCAATCATCGCGAAGACGATCGTCTCGAAGCGATGAAAGTGCACGCTCGTGAAAACGGTTATGGCTTTG from Pseudomonadota bacterium includes:
- a CDS encoding thioredoxin family protein, with amino-acid sequence MNVLTTHARLSRLFALSVALLMLSTPLTWAGKYNAVISIGDSMPAFTDLPNIDGNAMSSSDLDADIVVLISLANHCPWVKGMDKDMVSLARDFADQSVAFVGLSFNHREDDRLEAMKVHARENGYGFDYLFDESQALGKALGAVRTPEYFVFNKERELVYTGLLYNSPAKINRDGSVNYTKGEPTEFYVADAINASLAGNLPDVTETKAHGCSVKYTQE